Part of the Chanos chanos chromosome 5, fChaCha1.1, whole genome shotgun sequence genome, tgtatctttgtgtgtgctttatgCATCTCTCTGTGTACCAGAGGCCCAGTGTTGCATAATTGTTAAGCAGATACAGCCGTGAGCATTTCTGTATGTAGGATGTAAGACCCTGTCAGgtagtgtgtatgtggtatATTCAGAcaactctgtgttttattggtCCCATGTTATGTTAAGCAGTCGTTATTCCTCACACAGCACCAAGGTAACGCAGTGTAAATTACTATATGTTAATAGATAATTAAAGCTGTGGAACTGACACAgatatacactgcctggccacaAAAAAGTCGCCCACTTTATTTCGTGCgaccgcctttagctttgattatggCGCGCATTCACCGTGGCATTGTTTCGATAACCTTATGCAATGTCGAGACATTTATTTCCACCCAGAGTTGCACTAATTTGTGGCCGACATCTTGTTGACTCTAaccactctgtaaagtcttctccatCATATCCCAAAAACTTTCAGTGGGGTTCAGGTCAGGATTCTGTTGTGGCCAattcatatgtgaaaatgatttctcatgctccctgaaccagtctttcacaatttgagcccaaCAAGTCTTGGCATTGTCGTTCTGGAATATgcctgtgccatcagggaagtaaaaatccattgatgggataacctggtcatttgctgcattcaggtactcagctgacttcattttgttgCCATGTAAccttgctgagcctagacctgaccaactgaagctccagatcataacactgccgacttttttttttggtcaggcaGTGTATAACCCTAGGTCTGACACCAACTCCAAACCAGACCCTGAcaccaaccataaccctaacctatAACCTATAACCTTATCCCTGACCCCTGACAGCAGCTCTATGCTTTAGACTTTAGTTATTATTTACCCTTTTGgctttaattattattattattattgttatgaatgaatatatacCTACAAAGAAGGTACATTCTATGTTATTATGGAGTTAATATGGTGGTCCACAGGAATTACGTTTACATCACGTACAGTGGAATTGTCTTATTTGTCTTATCATGGCTGTATCAGTAGTATTTGTATGAGTGTTGTATATATGTGATAGTTTTGTGTTCATGCAgcgtgtatatatctgtgtgtgtgtgtgtgtgtgtgttcgtatagCATGTAAGTCTCAGGGCCTACTGGAGTGCCGCAATGGTCAGTGTATTCCCAGTGCATTCCGCTGTGACGGAGACGACGACTGTAAGGACGGAAGTGACGAGGAAAACTGTGTACAGCAACagagtgagtacacacacactcacacacacacacacacacacacacatctaacgcacacacgcacacacacacacacacacacacacacacacacatctaacgcacacacacactcacatacacacacacacacacacacacacacacacatctaacgcatacacacacacacacaaacgcatacacacacacaaagagcatgGAAAACCACCCGTACAGAGCACAGGGACCAACTATAAAGCGTTTGTAGTAAACCTTAGCGGATAACAGTGCAGACAGCTGGAGGAGCAGACTGACAGGCCCCACTGTCACTGTAGGACTTACAATCCACACATACCTGAAACCCTCTCAcatctcacagcacacacacacacacacacacacaaaattacataCCACTCAGTCATACTGACAGAGGGTTAGTCTAAGCTCACTTCAGCCTCCTATCTCAAagcacacagcaaacacacacacacacatacacacacacacacacacacacacacacacaattattccTGGAAACTTCAGTAAACAGTAACCCAAGAATAGAAGAGTCAGAGAACTCAGGTCTGAAACACATTTAATGGCCAAATCTGCAGACTGACATGTCTCCTTCCTGCTCcattctcctcacacacacacgcacacacacacgcacacacacaagcacacacacacacacacacacacacacacacacacacacaattattccTGGAAACTTAAGTAAACAGTAACGCAAGAACAGAAGAGTCAGAGAACTCGGGTCTGAAACACATTTACTGGCCATATCTGCAGACTGACATGTCTCCTTCCTGCTCCTttctccttacacacacacacacgcacacacacacacacacacacacacacatacacagacacacacgcacacacaaagtgccACTGACTGAATCTGCACAGTGCCCAGAGCTACTCAGTGCTGTCAAGAGCTGCTCTGATGATTGGCACATAACTGAATTTGTTTGACGCCATGGTCACATACACAAGGTTAATCCTTATCTTATCAACTGATTTTCTAAATAATTAATAATCTATTAATCTCTGAttctatgtctctttctctgtctctctctcccagatcAGAGTTCATGTACTCCAGGCCAACCCAGCTGCATTTCCACCTCACATCAACCATGCTCACCTGGTTGTTATGGAAACGCCTCATGTGACCCTCGCAACGTGAACTGCAGTGAGTTTCTGATGTTGCAAGATCATATCTGTTGGTAGATTACATCAGACATTCCCAAAAGTACAAACAACATACAATATAGCAACTGTGTGCATACGTTATGTGTGCAGACAAGTGTGACAAGTGTGACCAGATAAACaatgaaattcatttcacaGGTACAACCACAATGCAAATCCATTGCAGTACATCAATGGAAAATCACTTGTATAACAgtgaataataaatatattaagttcagaaaacaggaaaaaaactcTCGTTGGAGTCCTTACCAttaccaaagaaaacaaaacaaaacaatcacgTAATTGATTTTTCTGCCATTGACCTTTGACCATTGTAGCGACTTTGTGTTTCAGGTCGGTGTGAGCCCATCTCTCTGGAGTTATGTATGAACCTGCCCTACAACAGCACCAGCTTCCCAAACTACCTGGGCCACCACTCCCAGAAGGAGAGCTCTGTCAGCTGGGAGTCCTCTCTCTTCCCCGCTCTGGTTCAGACCAACTGCTACAAATACCTCATGTTCTTCGCCTGCACCATCCTCGTGCCCAAATGCGACCCGGTCACCCAGCAGAAAGTGCCCCCCTGCAGGTGCCCTTTTTAACAACACGCGTTTACACGTTTGTGGGCGAAAGCAAGGTTACCTGGAGAGCCTCTCTGGTGTTGACAGAagtatgcgtctgtgtgttcatgtgttattttgttttgggtttgccCTCAGGTCGCTGTGCAGGAGCTCTAAGGAgcgctgtgagtctgtgctggGAATTGTGGGATTGCAGTGGCCAGAGGACACAGACTGTGCCCAGTTTCCTGAGGAGGGACAGGCAAACACTACCTGTCTGCTCCCAGACCCTGACGTGGACGGTCAGTAGTCAGTACATGACACTGCTCACTTAAAACGGTCACTGCGAACGCTCCTTCTTCATACATATCAGAGAGACTGTCCAAACTATTACAGACTTTTTCATCTGCATTGtcttcgtttttgtttttaaaagctctCCCGATTCTTAGTGATACGTCTTCAACTCTCAGGAGtataaaaaaacagagcacagcGGTGGTTGTTGATGTTGTAAAGCATAAAGAGAGACTACGGACTCAGTGCTTTAATTTGCATACCACCGTTAAAAACTAGTGTTATAAACCATTACAGAATAGCCTCACAGAGACAAATCCCACAGGCTCTACCCACAGTGAAATCTGTTAAATGCTTTTGACAATGCTGTTTGAAAATGCACCCTTAcggggaactttttttttttaaactgtgtgaccAATGTTTATTTGCGTGAGAGAAAGTTTGTATGGCTTTGTTTTATACGAGAGTGCATCGGTTGCGGTTGCTCTTTTTGGTTAAGAaggtttctgtttttatttgtttgtttttggccttTTGTCCGGGGGTCAACAGAGTGTTCACCCAGTCACTTTAAGTGTCGCTCAGGAAGATGCGTTCTGGCCTCCAAACGCTGCAACGGACACATGGACTGTGACGATGATAGTGATGAAGAGCACTGCGGTGAGAaaactcatacacaaacacacacacacagagaggacatgaTTAATAGAGTCATCAGTTTGgctttgaaagaaagagaacataaGAAAGCTTTATTGTTTCCTTTTGACAGTCTTGCCATGGGGACAGTGGGGACACAAAGTGTGcatatgcgtttgtgtgtatgtgtgtgtgtgcatttgtgtgtgtgtgtgtgtgtgtgtgtgtgtttgtgtgtgtgtgtgcacgcacgcccgtgtgttagtgtgtgtgtgtgtgtgtgtgtccatgtgtgtgtacgtgcagtCTGTTATGTGTGAGTGGTTTGTTTAACCACTCAGTGACACATAGTGAATGAGTGTTAGCATCACTAAAGGGGGCACAAAGATGAATAGCACAAAAGAATAAAGGATAGGAGGACAAGATAAATGTCATTCTAGGAGCAAATGTTTATCTTTGCTCCAAACGGGAAATGTCattgatctctctgtctctctctctctctccctctctctctctctctccctctctctctcactcctctctctcgctctctctcgctctctttttctctgtcagacacacacactctctctctctctctctcacacacacacacacactaacactaatTTTGTGACCTTTGCTGTCTCCAGGTTGTAAGGAGAGAGGTTTGTGGGAATGTCCTGGAAACAAAGCTTGTATCAAACACTCCATGATCTGTGATGGCTTTCCAGACTGCAGCCAACTGGAGGATGAGAAAAActgctgtaagtgtgtgtgtgtgtgtgtgtgtgtgtgtgtgtgtgtgttagtctgtgtgatTAATAGTATTTCTGTGAATGTATTAATGGTATGCGTCTATGTGCTAGGGTGTGATCAAAGATCACAGCTGTTATGAACTGCTGTGTAAATGACGCACACAACACaggatgagctgtgtgtgtgtctgtgcttgtgtgtgtaggtgtgtgtgtgtgtgtctctcataTCCTCTTTCATTGGAGGTCTTGGGGAGTTTACTGGTTGCAGTTAATCTCTCAGCTCAGACTGACTTAGATACAGTAACAGGAAGTTATTAAATGAGGCAAATCAATGCTCACAcatataatgaaatgaacagtGTATAAATGGGCTATTTATACCCCACATTCACAGAGAAGGGTATGCCACAGTGCAAGCACTCTCTTGTATAGTATTCATTCTCATTAGACTGAACATATATGAAACTGTCATTAACTTGACCCAGCCCCATCTGACAAAGTGGGGCTCCCTTAATTTTGGCCTCCGTTCCCAAACATAATGtgtatgcttttgtgtgtgtgtgtgtgtgtgtgtgtgtgtgtgtgtgtgtgtgtgtgtgtgcatgcatgcgtgtgcgtgcatgtgcgtgcatgtgcatgtgtgtgtgcgtttgcgtgtgcgtgtgcgtgtgcatgtgcatgtgcgtgtgcgtgtgcatgtgtgtgtgcgtgtgtgtgtgtgtgtgtgtgtgtcttaatatgtgtgtgtgtgtgtgtgtgtgtgtgtgtgtgtgtgtgtgtgtgttgtagctaCCACTTTTGCTAGATAAAGCCGAGGTAACATCTGTAATATAACAGGTTTATCAAACTATTCGTGATGTAAAAATGTTTAGCAGAGATGATCCTGGCTTTAATAGCAGTGAGCTAATATAATGAAGTTAATCATGTCACCAgcagtttcagtttttcaccATTAAATACTAAGCATGCTAAGCATTtccttgataaaaaaaaaagcgtggcTTCATTAGAGATTAATCATGCTTCCCTCTCATGCCTCCCCAAAATATCATGGCACCTCCCCACGGAGACGCTCTCCAGGCTTTGAAAACGATGCAAAAATAGTTTCAATAGGAACATATGCATGCATTCAGTCAGAGTGCTGTCTCCCTAATCTACAGATTCTATCtactgcacagtgtgtgtgtgtgtgtgtgtgtgtgtgtgtgtgtgtgtgtgtgcgtttgtgtgtgtgtgcgtgtgtgtgcatcatgTTCTTTTGGCATTGTATGGACAAAATGTCCTAAATATCTGTATGTAAATATCTGACTGGTGGTGACCTCATGGGACATTTGTCAGTCCCCACTTGGGAAaacagactgttttgttttgttttcagtagcACTAGTGTGATTGTTACATCACAAtagtattgttgttattttttttttttttttttcagatggttGGGGTTAAGTTTTTACTGTCTGTATAGAATGAAATGGAAGCTAGTGGACTCTGCCTAGTggactctgtctctcatctaAAGAtgagagacgtgtgtgtgtgtgtgtgtgtgtgtgtgtgtgtgtgtgtgtgtgtgtgtgtgtgtgtgtgtatgtgtgtgtgtatatgtgattaCTGGGCGTCTTGTGAAGCTGGGGTCAAAATCATAGTCCATCAAAAATTGCACAAATGCTTTGTTATAAAAGTTTtttgataaaactgaaaatgtgaaagTGGTTtttggtcagggttagggtaaTTCCAGGTGGGTAAACTTAAATCCAAACTGAGAAAACAACACTGGGTTGTTGTTTCCATTTAGACAATTACATGGCATTTGTGGAGTTTTGAAATATGTACATGTATTTGGCCatgtttctgaacatttttgcaGTGACATTTTTGTAGTGACCTGTTCCTTaacctgatgtgtgtgtgtgtgtgtgtgtgtgtgtgtgtgtgcgcgcgcgtgtgtgtgtgcacgtgtgtgtgtatgtgtgcgcgcatgtgtgtgtgtgtgtgtgcgcatgtgtgtgtgtgtgtgcgcgtgcgcgcatgtgtgtgtgtgtgtgtgtgcgcgtgtatgtgtgtgcgcgcgcgcgcgcgtgtgtgtgtgtgtgtgtgtgtgtgtgtgtgtgtgtgcgcgtgtgtgtgtgtgtgcgcgcgcgcgcgtgtgtgttttctttgcagCGGTGTGTAATGATAATGAACTGGAGTGTAATAATCACGAGTGTGTTCATCGCACACTTTGGTGTGACGGCAGAAAGCACTGCTCCGACAGCTCGGATGAGTGGAACTGCGGTGAGGACAgctatccatccatctgtccatccatccatccatccatccatctgtccattcatccatccatccactcatccatccacccatccatccatccatccatccatccatgtgtccattcatccatctataTATCCATTTTCATCAGTTAGAATCTCTCTGGCTTCATAACTATTTAATTATCCAtccttcatttcctgtttgtctctTCACCGTTGTAGTTTCAGTTAGTTAAGTCTAACATTACTTCAgtctaattttctctctctttgtgttccTTTGTAGTATCTCTCTCTAACTCCACTCCCTCCGTGCTGATGGTGTATAAGACAGCCTCAGAGTACCAGGTGTGTGCAGACGAGTGGAACTCCCAGCTCAGCGGCCTGGCATGCAGGCAAATGGGTTTAGGGTAAGGTCAGTAGCTTATAGACCAAACACTAATGCAACACACAGAGTAATGCCTAAAttaaacaacacagcaaaagcatgcaatgaaaaatgaatcatttgtaGCAGAGGTCAATCATCTTTAAAGAATAATGATtgtattcttttgtgttttgctcaTTGGTGTAACTGTCTTTGTTGTTCatcacacagctgtgtgtgtgggagtgtctGATCAATTATactgacaacaaaaataaattctttttaaGACAATATTGAACACTGCAAATACTCAGTCATAGTGTATTTacattacgtgtgtgtgtgtgtctgtgtgtgtgtgtgtgtgtgtgtgtgtgtgtgtgtgtgtgtttgtattggaatttatgtgtgtgtgtgtgtgtgtgtgtatgtttgtgtattggtaattctgtgtgtgcgtgtgtgtgtgtgtgtgtgtgtgtgtgtgtgtgtgtgtgtgtgtgtttgtttgtgcatattCAGTGTCTCTGCTgccacagtggagacagtgttggATGAACCTGGTCAGCCAGGCCGGAGACGCTGGCTGCATGTTCACCCAGACTGGAGCCAACGCAACAGCTCAGCCCTGCAGGGCCTCCTGgagaagagagggtgagagagactaCTGTGTTTCTTTAGTGTGATATGTCATCTGTCAGACTGGTCTCATTCCACTACACATCTTAACTGGCGTCAGTCTAGCCTTAGCGATTTCAGAAATTCAAATTCGGTTTAAGAACATCTCacttttttaaatctctccgATGTAATTCTTAAGGCcacatatttatgtttgtgtcagCGTTTGTTTCGGTCGCTGTTATAAGCAAGATCAAATTTTCTCTTCCAGACACTCTTGCCACTCCCGAAAAAAGGTTGCTCTTCGGTGCACCAAAGACGGTAAGAAATATATCTTTTTACTGCCTCGTCTGCGTCTGTCCAAGGCAGCTAGACCTCAGACCGTTTTCTCTTTGTCAGAGTGTGGCAGACGGCCAGCTGCGCGGATGGTAAAACGGATTTTAGGAGGTCGTACGAGTCGTCCGGGTCGTTGGCCGTGGCAGTGCTCTCTGCAGAGCGACCCTAGCGGGCACATCTGCGGCTGCGTGCTGATTGGCAGAAAATGGGCACTGACTGTGGCACACTGCTTTGAGGGGTGAGACATCTGAgttcctctccactcctctgctTCTTTCAAGGCTTGTCTGAGGCTTGCcaattcattgatttttttatcagttaatttaaTTAACCTTTTTATGGGCCTGTTGTTGAATACAAAGAAAAGTGAACCCTAACAATTATACTCTGTACTTTGATACTTTAAATGAATTGTCATAACTTAGTATATGGCGTAGACTTAGAATTATTTATCAATTATTAGGATATTAAGATTGGAAACCATTCATTAGTGGATTATAAATAATTAGTGGTACCTTTTGAATCAAACCCAAACTTTGACATTGACAATGGACCAGAAaaacatccttctctctctctctctctctctctctctctctctctctctgtctccacagccGTGAGAGTGCTGACGTGTGGAAGGTGGTCATGGGTATTAATAACCTGGACCACCCATCTCCGTTTATGCAGACGCGGTATGTGAAGAGCATTATCGTTCACTCTCGGTATAACCGTGCCGTGGTGGACTATGACATCAGCGTGATTGAGCTGGACAGTGAGATAGAGGTAACCAGTTATGTTCGACCGGTCTGTCTGCCCGACCGTGGTCAGGTGCCTAAACCCGACACTTACTGCTACATCACCGGCTGGGGACATATGGGGAACAGAAgtgagtcacaaacacacgcatttACTCAGAAAACCTCTGTACACAactatatatatactgtatatacatatatctatcCCTAGAACTTCACAAAATGTTAATATTTCTTATtagaaatatgtgtgtatacaagaGTATTTTACAACAAGCTACtcaaaaaaaattgtttatgtTCTTTGGTTTTTGCTTGAATCTAATTTAATTTCCTCTTTTTActtctcccccccaccccccactacCCTTAcccatctttctctgtttgtctctctctctccctctctctctctctttgtgcgtgtctctctctctctctttcagtgccTTTTAAGCTCCAGGAAGGGGAGGTGAggatcatttctctctcccagtgtCAGTCTTATTTTGATATGAAGACCATCACCTCACGCATGCTGTGTGCTGGATATGAAGCTGGCACCATCGACTCCTGcatggtaagtgtgtgtgtgtgtgtgtgtgtgtgtctttatctgtaGTCCCATATTAGGGAAACAGTGGTGGTACACTGCTCTGTGTCTTGATTTATTCATAGAGGGGATAGCAGATatccatgttgtgtgtttgtgttgatgtgacTTGCTATGTCTCAGCTGTGCAAAGAACAGTACTACACACTGTGTAAATGTGCTAGTGTAGCTGCAGTTGCCCTGTTAAATGGACAGGTGctcttgtctgtgtttcagggGGACAGTGGGGGTCCGCTGGTGTGTCGTGAAGGAGATGGACGCTGGAGTCTGTACGGTTTAACGTCCTGGGGTTCCGTATGCTTCTCCAAAGTCCTTGGCCCCGGTGTGTACGCTAACGTCACACACTTCACCGAGTGGATCGAGAGACAGATCTATTTGCGCACCTTCAACCTCATCTAGACGCAGATACACactcctgcaaacacacacacacacctaacactTTGGGTCCTTGTGTATGAAAAGGGGGCAGAACTCCTCTGCTAGTGCCTGAGCTGAAGAGTGTGTGGAATATTCACAGAGAAACGAGGGATGAGTCAGTGTGTCTCTTCTGACTGAAGtggagagaaaggatgagtgttttttttttcctgatccTTCTCTCTGATCATTCCAAAAGGAAGAAGCAGCAGCTGACCTGCGATATGTTTAACAGGGTTGACTCTGTCAAGTTTTAGCACCCAAGGTCTTAGACACTCCTGTCTTCTTAAACTTCCTTAAATCACCAGTCACATAGGAGAGTGTGTTATGTCCATGAGGTGTGTGTCGCGAGAGAAGTCTGAAAAAGGGAGAGTTTCTTCACCCATAAGTCGAACAAGCCGTTGAGAATCATTAATGTCGAAGCTTTTTCTTGATGACCAAActcattgaaatgttaaaatgtactAGGTTCTTTCTCCCAgtaaatgtgagagtgtgtttgtgtttgtgtgtgtgtgtgtgtgtgtgtgtgtgtatgtgtgagagagaatgtattatggTCTTGCTCTGTGTTGTCATCTGATGGTCtgcctttcattctctctctctctctttctctctctctctgtctgtctgtgtgtgcgtatgtgtgtaacTATCCTTGTCCTTccacatgtctctgtctgaaagagTCTGTCATTTCCCCACCTccacctttattttttttttctttgtccatgCCTCAGTGAGGGGACCTGATAGAATTATAATGTGTATTTAACtgttacacatatacacaatacaACATATTCAATACTACAAtgccacatttaaaaaaaaaaaaaaaaaaagataactggctgtgtgtgcagtttgtttgcgtactctgtatgagtgtgtgtattggaaCACAAAGCAGAAGCCTCTGTGTATGGGAGGTCTGGGAGCTAATTAGACCATGCAGTATAAATACTGTAACCTGTATTGGTTCACAATGTTGTATCTGGTTTGATTTTATTCAGTGTTACACTTTGTCTGCTGCTGTTGAACATAACTCGTAGAGAATCTGACCTTTCTTAACCCAAAGCTCAGCTACAGTTTCTAACTCTTTAGTGTTTAAAATATACTTACGTGACAATAACCTATTCTCAAAATGGAGATGTGAAAAAAAGATGTCACTGGCACCATATTTTGTGTGCAAATTAttgtacgtatgtgtgtatacgtgtatgtgtgtatgtgtgtgtgtgtgtctgtgtgtgtgcgtgcgcgcgcgtgcgtgcatgcgtgcgtgcgtgcgtgtgtactcGCTATTTATGTATGTCTTTATCTTCACATGTATGCCTATCTCTATGCTTTAAGGTTTCAATGCAACATTCCATGTAAAGGTTATGGTTTGTAATTTTATAAGAGTATTTTTCTACAGCTTTTCTATGTGTGCACATGAACTGTTTTGAGTCTGAACTATGGTTTATGGTATTTTTACGATTTATCATTTCAAGTGTAACAGGCTATTTAGAGTAATATAATGTACGAACAGGTCAGTTTATGGCAAAACGATATACAAAATATTTCTATTCTTAAAATAAATCACGTTAACACACTCCTCAGTTGTACTTAAATGTGTCTGCATCCCCAGCACATACTGACGTTCTTCATAACTGGATTGACGGTATTTTGATTTAAACTTAAAAACCACAGGAGGGCAGCACTGAACTACGGTTTCTCAGACCTTCGTTTTCACACAAGAAAAGGGGAGAATTGATGTTAAATATTTAAGCTTCGGAATACTGACAATTCGGAAGTAGTGTTCCACATTTTTCACAGAGGGTTTACGTTTAAATACAAACCATGATACagatatatttgtttttaatgaatcaTACC contains:
- the corin gene encoding atrial natriuretic peptide-converting enzyme isoform X2, whose amino-acid sequence is METNTAFTAMAGGVNGTVVPQTTAGAEPYTQQVALTSSGQRDPTSRDTARWMPFLYNASSPSSSSLSPPPTQATPSTTQPPDWFAAFSTANSMVTLSSMTVEPTSVSPDPGTCSDITESQCHMLPYNQSSLLSGTTVVKSSELDMFLKFFSYLSRLSCYRHIMLFGCSLALPQCISTGQHRRLVLPCMSFCEAAREGCEPVLQMFNASWPDFLRCSQFTNNTGLSGDTVPVCYTPRHIKGKPSVCGGSDNFLCATGICVPRKLVCNGYNDCDDWSDEADCSCADEEFQCGTGRCLNVALLCDGYDDCGDLSDEQNCVCDPLKEHRCGDGRCIIRDWLCDGDHDCIDKSDEVNCSCKSQGLLECRNGQCIPSAFRCDGDDDCKDGSDEENCVQQQNQSSCTPGQPSCISTSHQPCSPGCYGNASCDPRNVNCSRCEPISLELCMNLPYNSTSFPNYLGHHSQKESSVSWESSLFPALVQTNCYKYLMFFACTILVPKCDPVTQQKVPPCRSLCRSSKERCESVLGIVGLQWPEDTDCAQFPEEGQANTTCLLPDPDVDECSPSHFKCRSGRCVLASKRCNGHMDCDDDSDEEHCGCKERGLWECPGNKACIKHSMICDGFPDCSQLEDEKNCSVCNDNELECNNHECVHRTLWCDGRKHCSDSSDEWNCVSLSNSTPSVLMVYKTASEYQVCADEWNSQLSGLACRQMGLGVSAATVETVLDEPGQPGRRRWLHVHPDWSQRNSSALQGLLEKRGHSCHSRKKVALRCTKDECGRRPAARMVKRILGGRTSRPGRWPWQCSLQSDPSGHICGCVLIGRKWALTVAHCFEGRESADVWKVVMGINNLDHPSPFMQTRYVKSIIVHSRYNRAVVDYDISVIELDSEIEVTSYVRPVCLPDRGQVPKPDTYCYITGWGHMGNRMPFKLQEGEVRIISLSQCQSYFDMKTITSRMLCAGYEAGTIDSCMGDSGGPLVCREGDGRWSLYGLTSWGSVCFSKVLGPGVYANVTHFTEWIERQIYLRTFNLI
- the corin gene encoding atrial natriuretic peptide-converting enzyme isoform X1, whose translation is MGDSCSQKLGSVKHLRLLLLILIPCICGLICLLVILLAFTGIIGNGLLESSDSNTISGTKVTMETNTAFTAMAGGVNGTVVPQTTAGAEPYTQQVALTSSGQRDPTSRDTARWMPFLYNASSPSSSSLSPPPTQATPSTTQPPDWFAAFSTANSMVTLSSMTVEPTSVSPDPGTCSDITESQCHMLPYNQSSLLSGTTVVKSSELDMFLKFFSYLSRLSCYRHIMLFGCSLALPQCISTGQHRRLVLPCMSFCEAAREGCEPVLQMFNASWPDFLRCSQFTNNTGLSGDTVPVCYTPRHIKGKPSVCGGSDNFLCATGICVPRKLVCNGYNDCDDWSDEADCSCADEEFQCGTGRCLNVALLCDGYDDCGDLSDEQNCVCDPLKEHRCGDGRCIIRDWLCDGDHDCIDKSDEVNCSCKSQGLLECRNGQCIPSAFRCDGDDDCKDGSDEENCVQQQNQSSCTPGQPSCISTSHQPCSPGCYGNASCDPRNVNCSRCEPISLELCMNLPYNSTSFPNYLGHHSQKESSVSWESSLFPALVQTNCYKYLMFFACTILVPKCDPVTQQKVPPCRSLCRSSKERCESVLGIVGLQWPEDTDCAQFPEEGQANTTCLLPDPDVDECSPSHFKCRSGRCVLASKRCNGHMDCDDDSDEEHCGCKERGLWECPGNKACIKHSMICDGFPDCSQLEDEKNCSVCNDNELECNNHECVHRTLWCDGRKHCSDSSDEWNCVSLSNSTPSVLMVYKTASEYQVCADEWNSQLSGLACRQMGLGVSAATVETVLDEPGQPGRRRWLHVHPDWSQRNSSALQGLLEKRGHSCHSRKKVALRCTKDECGRRPAARMVKRILGGRTSRPGRWPWQCSLQSDPSGHICGCVLIGRKWALTVAHCFEGRESADVWKVVMGINNLDHPSPFMQTRYVKSIIVHSRYNRAVVDYDISVIELDSEIEVTSYVRPVCLPDRGQVPKPDTYCYITGWGHMGNRMPFKLQEGEVRIISLSQCQSYFDMKTITSRMLCAGYEAGTIDSCMGDSGGPLVCREGDGRWSLYGLTSWGSVCFSKVLGPGVYANVTHFTEWIERQIYLRTFNLI